The sequence below is a genomic window from Cygnus atratus isolate AKBS03 ecotype Queensland, Australia chromosome 4, CAtr_DNAZoo_HiC_assembly, whole genome shotgun sequence.
actcaatcctcTCATCTGGGTTGCTGATAAGACgttaaacaaaactggccccGGTACTGAGCCCTCGGGgacaccactggtgactggctgccagctgggcctCACTCCATTCACAGTGCCCCTTTGGGCCCGGCCACCCAGCCAGTTCTTCACCCAGTGAGCCaggccatgagcagccagttccTCCAGGAGAAAGCTGTGGGGAATGGCCTCAAATGCTTTACTGAAATGTAGGTAGGCATCATCCACAGGCTCTCCCTCACCTACTAAGCCGGTCATCTTGTCACAGAaagagatcaggttagtcaggcaggacctgcccttcacAAACCCATGCTGGCTGTGTATCACTCGACTGTCCCATATATGTGGTGCGATGGTGCTCAAGATGATGTGCTCCACAACCTTCCCCAGCAccaaggtcagactgacaggttTCCCCtgtcctccttcctgcccttcttgtagattgGTGTCACTTTTGCCAACATCCAGTCAGCTGGGACCTCCCCAGTTAGCCCAGACTGATGGTAAATTATTGAAAGTGGCTTGGTGAGCACTTCCACCAGCACCCATGGATAaatcccatccggccccataGGCTTGTGTACATTCAAATGTTGTAGAAGGTCACCTGCAGTTTCCCACTGGATTGTAAGAGCTTCATCTCACTCCCTGTCACCATCTTCCAACTCAGGGGGTGGGTACCCTGGGAACAGTTGGTCTGACTAAAAAagactgatgaaaaaaggctttAAGTAAGTACCTCAGGCTGTGCTGTATTTCCAGCAGCcatctgggaagttgaagtcccccatgagaacaagggCTAGTGGTTGCAAGATTTCTCCTAGTCGCTTGTGGGATGTTTTGTTTACCTCTTTGTCCCGGTTTGGGTGGTCTACAGCAGACTCGCATCGTAACATCATCCTTACTGGCCTTTCCCTGACTCAGTCCATCTGCCAGAGGACTACTTTTCctctgacagatggaccccgtCAGTCCCCAGGAGACTTGTCTCCCAGTCACTGGAATAGATGAGAATCAGAgaccagaaaaagcaaattgcCCATAGCTAACTTCCAAAAAGGAGGATTTTTGCACAAGTTCCAACTAAAGACTCCAAGCAGTAAACAATAAGCAAATATGTCACATTCATCTGAAATTGCACGACCTGGGAACATCTAGGACTTGGTCAGCTAAAGAATAAGGTGGCAATTACAGCTGTTTTCTTGAGAGGAATGTAAGATTTAGTcgagttatattttttttcccataataGTGAGTATGGAACATTTCTGACCCCTGATACAGAGGGACCACTGACTTGCTCTTTGGATATCATTCATTGCTACTGCcctgcattttcttaaaatagttcTTTCTTTTAGCCATAGGCTTGGGCTCTATACATCCAGGCATATTGCATGCCTCTAAACCACCatgcaataataataacagtagcATTGATAAAAACCCAAACCAGTAGCACGTGCAGCAAACTGGAACAGCGCTGCTGGTGAAAACCCTTGGGTGACGTGGGTTTGGATACCCACCTGCGCTGCAGGCCCACAGTGCGGTGATGGTGGCCACCTCCTGAAGGGCAGGTGTTCCTTTCGCAGCAGCAGTACTGCCTTCCTGCAGTTGGTGGGAAAGCTAGCTCAACCTCAACCCGCTACACCCGCCAGAAAGCAAGCGGAGGGATGGTGCAAGCACTGGGCTAACAGTAAGCTTTGTCATCTGATGGGTCCCCTTATCAGAGGAGGATGTAGTGATGGTGGTGGTGTGCCCCCAGCTCTGGGATGAAAGCTTTTGGTGGTTCTTCAGCCTTCCTGCTGGCTTCTGACATAGAGTTGTCCCTGATCTGTCCACCCTTTGCAAAAGCAAGGGCTGCATTATTCAGCTTGAAGAGCCTGTGCAAGGATGTCAAATTCAcctcttttcaaagaaaaggtaGCTGCAAGTTATTGCATCTGTCCATAGGTAAAGCCCAGAGCTCTCCCAGAGCTTCCACCGGGCACGCCAATGACTCCCATTAACTCAgatgttcatatatatatattttacacaCAGTTATAAAGGCCCTATGAAAGAAATGACTCAACAGCGACCGCTTTGATTCGATTTCGCGATGATGTACAGGAAAGGTAATTACCGTCTTCGCgttatttcatttcctctggcttCGCCAGAGCAGCTCCGCACGGCCAAACCCTGCAAGgttccctggaggaggcagcagggactgTGACCTGCCACATCCAGGCTGCTGTACACCCACCGGGGCCCAGgctgaaacagcagaagcacTCGACGACGGGAGTGCACCACAGGGAACAGCCTCTGCAAGGGGCTGCTGTAGAGGCCAGAGACTCCAGCGCTGCCTGCCTCCGCCGTGATGCCCCATACCCCTCCCCGTCCTGCCACCTCCTTCCCCGTTCCCCAAGGATCTCCCTCCTCCCACAGCACGATGGCAAtgcaaagggggaaaaagaaaaaaaaatgaaaatcaaagcatGTTAAAAAGcctccccctcgcccccctcccccaaataaataaataaagcaggatATCTATGCCACAAGCTtgctttatttacagaaaagagCAATAGCCTCCTGATTGTTCCGAAagctctccccctccccctttttggCCAGATTCCCTCATCTCTTGGATActttatttattagaaaacaTAGCTCGCATAGCTGCGCCCAGCACAGCACGTTCCCCAGGCCGGTGGCACAGCGTGGATGCAGCACTGCCGAGGCCATGGTCCTgctccagctctcctgcctcACCTTCCCTGGGAAGAAGGGCTTGACTTTGCCACgtgtagaatcatagaatcacctaggttggaaaagaccatcAAGACCATCAAGTTCAGTCATCAAAATGATCTCTACAACTCATAGCTAAATGATCTACAGCTCCAGCATCTGTTACTTTAATCCTCCCACccaaaaaaacactagaaaattCACAACGCAAGGACCATGCCTCACCAACTTTTTCCCATAGCCCGTCTAGCACGTGCCACTGGATTGCTGTCATCCCCAGCTGCCAGTCATTTTTAAAGGTCATTTCTCAAGCTGTCCCCACGTGAGCACGGCCACTGGCAGCAAGCTGGTGCTGACGAGCAAGAGGAAGCCCAGGGAAGCCCTCTCCGTCACCTCTCACCGCTCACAAGTACCTCCAACAAAAACCCTTGGCCTCCAGCCCAACCAACTTGTGCTCCTGGAtgtcacagaaatatttgtgcattgttatttttagcccttttttttttttttcttcccacttgAACAGCGCAGTAGGACTGACGGTCagggagaaaaagcagggaaatcaCCCCATTTTCAGCTCCACTGGGGGAGGGTGTGGGGAGGGTGCAGAGGTcctgcaccagccctgctgcaaacTGGACAGATAGACGCTCTGCTAGGGCTCGGTTATAAATAGAGCCCAGCCGAGGAAGACGCCAGGAGCACTGCACTAATTGCGTTCATtccagctggggaggaaggcagagggcttcgtgcaggcagggcagcgtcgctgccagcagccagctccaggaGAAGCCCACAGCCCCATGCTCCTCTGCTTGTGGGTCATCTCCCCCCCGGGTTTTGCATTCCTCAGCAAGCCTTGGCTTTATTAATAGCTCCTCTGACCTTGTTTGCATCCACAGCCTGCTGGAACGCAGAGCTTTTCCCACCAGGCAGCAACAACCCCATCCGCTCCTCACTTTGCTGTGCACCAGAGAGGGGACTTGGGCTCGGGTGGTGGACAGCAGGTTTGGGCATTGCTGCTGGGGGGGCTTCAACGCAAAGCCCTtgcccacctccctgcccctgctttcCTCAGTTTCCCCGGGAGGAAGGGACGAACCCAAGGCTGTGGGAACAAAGCAGGCTTTGCACCACCATGTGTGCACAGGGCCTCAGCTCTCCTTGCCCCTCAAAAgagggcagcacccagcacctccATGGGAGAGGGCAGCTCTCTCTGCAGCCTTCCCATACGCGCTCCTTGCCCATCTTTATCCACTGCATTTATCTTCATCTCCAAGccattcattttctgctgtgcagtgcaTTTCGTGTCCCTGCAGGAGGGAGCGAGGGCTCCATGCCAAGCTCGATGCACAACGTGGGAGTCCAGCTCCTGTTATCGggtttcccagctgctgccccttgCTCTGGCCAGCTCCGGTGGGGGATTTAGCCCTGCCTCCCCATCCGGCAGCAGCCGTGTGAGAAGATGGGCTTTCCCCCAGTTTTCAGCTTTCCACCTCACCTCCGCCACCTTGgcgctgagctgctgcaggtgcGTTTCAGAAGCCTGCTGGAAAAAGCAGTGCCAATGTAACATATTTACAGCTGAGCCCGacttaaaaaagagagaaacccCTTGCTAGAGCAGCAGCAAATACCAagagcaaaagaggaaaaggtcAAGGTCGGCTGGAGCCCACCCCCTGTATCATTTTCGTTCTCAGCCTCATGCAAACgtacagctggggagggagctgctctTCCAGTGCTCAGCTGAACTAAGGGTTTTCTTTCAGCCCAGTCTTGTGATTGAAACCCGAATAGGAATATTTCCAGCTGCGACGAAATTAGCACAGAATTTAGCATAAAATCTGCCTGGTTGTGGACTTGACCAGCATGGTTTTAGATTTAGCAACACAGTCAAAGGCTACGTAGCTACTGAGCTTCCTGATGCTTGCTTCGCATCTGCGCTATGATATACTGTCAGCACATTTACCTCGTAATttttgcagggggaaaaaaaaaaaaagagagacaaacaGGAAACAATTTGCTTGTAATAAGCACAGCACTATGGAAATGATAGCTGGAAGACGCACGGAAATTCAGCCTTGACCTTTGCAAGCCACAAGCCCGCGTTTCCCCCACGCGGCGCTCCCCAGTAGCAGTGCACGTGGTGCAGCCTTCGGCCCCAGCCCACCAAGTCCTCCACCTTTTGTGCCCCCTTTCCTCTGCACCTccttcagccagcagcagccctggcatgctgcagctctttaaatacacatttcacTGAGTTAATGAAGAAGCTGCTGCATCTGTTTCTTCCTGACAGTTGCTTGCAGGGTtaattttttctgctctttgttgttgttgttgctttgttttgaattaaGGCTGGATTGATGCTTCTAGCCATCTCCAGCAGCTGCGGGGTGGAAGCATCCTTGCCCCCATGCTCACGGGCACACGGGTGGAGGCAGCAGCCTCCGGTTTGTTCGGGCAAGCCCAGCCCTCGTGGTCTCCtttccccacccacccaccagCACAAACCCTTCAAGACGTGTATGGGACAAGTTGCTGTGGCAGCCTGCCTTGGTGTTGGAGCCCACAAGGGCTGCAGGTAGCTCCCCATGAAATATCCCTTCGCTCCAGTCACTGGGTTTTGGCTAGCATGAGGAACTCATTCTTTATTCCTTCTCCGGCTATGCCATCTGCCCTGAGCACGCAAGCACTTCTCCACGCTCTCTCCTCTGTTCAGTTGCCACCCAAATCCCACCCCGTGCTACCAGGGTTCCTGACGGAAATGGTTCCTGTCCCAACATTTGCCATCAGTAGGTTTCTCAAACACAAATGTGGTCAAGggattttttccctcccctttcgGAGGAGAAAAACGATAACTGGTGAAATAATACGGAAAAACAGCGTTCCTCGGATTCACCTCGGAGACCTCATTCATCTGTCCTTTCCAAGCCAGGGCAAGGCACTTTCAGAATGGTAACTCAAGCTAAAACACCTTGCAGAGATCTAAGAGCCATCCCCTGAACTTTTTCACCCTTCCCgcactgctccccagcagccgaAGCCACCGTGTCAGAGCCTACCTGGGCGCAGGTCTCCATCCAGCTGGCGAGGGCAAAGCCACCAAGCAGCGGCTCCTGCTTCCAGGCAGCTGGGGGCTTGttggcagctgcaggaagggaacGAAAACCACGGTCTCTGAGAAAGAGGACGGTCCTTACTGCCTGCTGGAGGTTATAGCAGGGGTGTCAGTGCTGTAGGAACACCTCACCCAACGCGTCCGAGGCAGCAGGGACTCACAGCCTCAGGACCAAACCAGCCCCTGCCCTAAGACAGATGCGCCTTTGCTTCTGAAGCCAGCTCAGGCTGCCAGCCCCGCCCTCAGAGCGGCCCTCCCAGCGCTGAGCCAGTCCTTGCTGCCCAGAACAACCTCCAAAAAGCCCCTTCCTCTGCAAGCACCCCTCCAGacccccctgcacccccaggtGCTCCAGCACACCGAGGAGAACCAAGCAAACACCTACAGCACTACCGACACCTCCACAAAAGTCCAGGCTGGCCCGGAGGCTGTTGACGGGCTCAGGATGAGCTGCCGCAGCCCACCTGGCCCCCAGTGGCTCTCCACGAGCCCGCTGGGaaaggcagccccagcccgaaGCACCTCATCTGCTGCACAGGAGCCTTTGTCCAACAGCGTCACTCGTACCCTAGCTTGGACAGGGGAGGGGATGGCCAGGATTGGGGCAGGAGAGCAAAGACACCAGGCTCATCCCCAAACAAACCCggctgcagcaggtgctgcGCTCGCAGTGCAGCTCGCCAGATGACACGAGTCGCTCTCGTTTCAATTTTAATCGGATGTCTCCCGAGCAGGGCACAGTTAATTTGCTGCTcgcctggcagcagctgctgcttgttttgatgGAGTCACCATGACTCAGGAGGTGACGCTCGCTCCCTCCACATCTGCTCGCTGTGGCCTCCCGCGTCGCCGGTGGGTGACTTCACTTATTTTCCCCcggcaggctgcaggcagcgccGCTCGGGAGATGCAAAACACGCCTGCTTTCTGCAAACACCGTCCCGCAAGAGCACGGCAGCTTTCCCCTGTGAAAAACTTCATCGATGCAGAAGGGCCCCTGCTCCACTGCCTGACCACCCTCAGGTGAAGGGTGCTGGATCTTGGTTCACCTGGGAATTTCTAGAAAGCACGCACATAAAAGGAGGCCACAGCACACGgcataatttgttttaatacacattgttttacatttatgGCACTGAGAAAAGTGCTTCAGAAAGAGATAATTAAGCAAGCTACAGTAAATGCTATCATCCGATTCCTAATATTTCAGACATAAAGGGGCACTGCCAGATCAAGTCTGTTGCTTTACAATAGAGCAAGTTAAAGACGAGTAGTTGTACCGCAAAGAGAAACTGTTGTCACGTTCCCCTGACATTTCATGCAACTGGGACACTGCACATTCTGAAATTCTCAGAAACGAAGAACTTTCTGTGATACTTAGTTCGCAAAACACTTTGGGCAGGATATCACACAGAAGAGAAGGGGgggaggttttgtttttcagaagaaagcatttctcCATCGTACCTTCTCTGACCACAATGAAGAtgccacataaaaaaaaaatagtaataataaatcacagaaaCCTGGTGCCTGTGCTACTCGAGTCCCTCTCTGAACTGCTGTTACTTTAGCAAACACCCCAGGCTCAGATGGATTAGTCAGCCCAATATTAGTCTGACAAGACAATGGTACGTGCTCCATTTAATGTTACCTAACCAGCAAAACATCAAGCTACCTGCCTGCCTAAAGCCCTTTGTAAGAGAACAAAACAACCGAGGATCAAAAGCCGTGTGAATGTAACTGCAGCTGGCAAAGGAATCTGCATGAAGAGACACCAGGTGGGGTGGACCCTTGGGAGAGGGGCAGCCTTGCGTGATTTTTAGGCCATTCATCACATGTACCCACGCAGACCagtgttgcttttaaaatggaagtttGTACCGTGCATGTGTGCACGTCAACAAATCAAAGTAAGGGATGCAATTTCTGCAAGCTTCCATCCGCTTGCACCGATGGCTCCAAAGCCCTAGAACAAACACGtcatttcaaagaacaaaatgttctcATGCAAAACTTTGCAGATGTCAGCATTATGTAAAAGGCCACTCTTAAAGCTCCCAATTTTCccccacagctgcagccagaaCAGCTATACCTCCACCCCGCGTTACACTCACAACCTTCGGCTGCCCCAGAACACGCTCTGCTCTGACAGCTGCTGCTTACAGCAGTTTCCCATTTTGCACCTCACTAGTTATGCTGCCGAGCTGTCTCCTCCCTGGCGGGGTAAACCACTCTCTCCAGAGACTGACCCTTGCTGGTATCGCACCGCCCGATGGGGAGCTTCCCAACTGCGTGGTGCCCCAGGTACTAGGGAGGGGGACACTGCTTGCAGAACTCCTTTGCACCAGCACAAAATCTTCGCTGTCGGTGTGACAACTCTGAGTTaacttttactgaaaatttattattattattttttaatagatagCCTCTTCCACAGTAAGGTCTTCCATGTCCAGCCGTATGTAGCACGTATCTTAGTCACTGCTACTCCGCAGGCTGCTTGGATTTTCCATCTTGGGCAGTATTATACGATTCACAGTTTGTACACTTCATGCCTAGGAGATGGAACTGCACTGTAGAGCGGGCATTGCAATCATTACAAAGGATCTACGTATAtaggaaagaaggagagagagagaggctgtaGCATCAACAGGACACTCAACAACATAGTACAACTATGCTTTTAGCAACTACAGAACTGCCTTGCCATCAGGGCACAAcgccaaaaatattttcatgttaaagGCAGCAGAAGAATATACAGGGCTGATTTAACTTTTCAGTTTGCAGCTACAGGGACAGACATGCCTTAGCTTCTCTTTATGTAGCAAAACACCAGAGAAAACCTCAAGTCAAAACGAGAGCAGATTAACAACAGCTACCAACATTAGCTAGTCTGCTATGTAAGACAAAGCGAATGCTCTTCTCAAAACGAGCAGTGAAGAGATTTTCCATAACGCTCTGACTCAAAGAGTCAGTAAGATGTGCTGCCTAAACCAGAACAGATGCAAACAGAACATCAATGATCTGAGTGGTTTAATTCAGTCTTACTAGCAAGCAGCACCCAGTTTCACAGTTCTGAggtaacagaaaggaaacagaagttgGTATTTGCCAGCCCTGCACAAATCAATAGCTgagtatttttgcagaaaaaaagaaaacacagaacatgAAGCTCCAatgtatgaaaaaatgaaatatttctgctttttgctaTGACAGCACCTAATgctacagaagaaagcaagataCTTCCAAAGACCGAGCCATTTCTCCACTGTGTGATATTatggcattttctgtttttattttgttgttgggtgttgtttttttgttttgtttgttttgctagtGGCACGAAGGGTGCCTTTGTTTATAAATCCAATAGATCACACCGTAAGCTGACACATGACAGCTCTTTATCATTCCCTGAGTCAGGCTGGCTTCTGATCCAGGACAAGTTCCTACTGCCCTCTACCGCCAGTACGGGAGAGATGCAGATCTGCCAAGAGCAGAGGCATGCACCCATCTCTTACCTCCACCATTATGTTCTGATACTCTGTGGGCATAGGAGTCTGTGCTACTTCATCATCCAGCTGCCGCCAGTACCTTCTCATATCTAAAGCCGAGTGCATGCACAAAGGACATCTGTAACCTCTggcaaaggagggaaaaaagtcTAATTCAGAAGATGGAGAAGGGCTATGGAACAACAAAGGTCAAGTTTCTCATCATACAAGTCAGAGAGAAACACCACAAACCGAAAGTTCTTGCAAACAGAGCTGGAAATTAAAAGCCCCCTTTCCCTTCAGGAGTTGCCCTGAAATTACTGGGTGCTGGCACCATGATCTTGGCCCCTCCAAGACATCTGCTTGGATTAAACCATACACAGACAAGAGAGGTTTATAAATACTTACTCCTTTAACATCTCCTCATAACATGTTCTGAAACGAAAATAGAATGAGAGGTTCAGTAAGAAGAATGCAGCTACTGACCAGTAACACATCTGTGCTACCAACCCAATGCATTTGGACTgaacaaagggaaaaggcaCATAGCTATCCCCAGACCATAAGTTAAAAAACATCCTGAGTCCAAGTGAAAAGAAAGCTTCCCCACAAAACCATTTGGTACTTAGGCAAACAAGCAGAGATAAAGCACATTTGATTCCATTCTAAGGTCTTCTAAAGTAATGTGAACGAACAGATTCAGAAATATGTCAAGGGTTGTGTCATTcaattttgctaaaaaaaaaaaaaaaaaacagactttgacATATCACAAGGTAAATTTAAGGTAGATGGGAGCTGAGGGAAGATTCAATCTGGAGAGGCCTCTGTCAAACATGGAGGCCATTAACTttgcacacagagaaaaatgtggaagGGAAAGTGTCTTCTATCTCAAGGTTACAGTGGGAGCAGGATGGAAGGGAAACAGGTGGCCCTGCTGTAATCATCCTTCCAAAGACACCTAGTGCCACCTAACACTACACAACAAAAGCCCTATAGAGTAGACAGGCTTTGTAGTGTAACAAAGTATTCCATGGCCTTGGAGGTGCCTAAGGAaactcagcagagaaaaaaaaaaaacagaatgaatcCTCTACCACCACCAAGATTCAGTGGATTGTGGAAGGAAGacatcttttctgaagaaagtacTTCCTGATAAAATGCCACTCTACCACATGACTCCCTTCGAAACCAAGCATGCACATCAACAAGGCCTGTAGTGCTGCTGAACACAATCATAGAATAATTACagttggaaaagccctccacgaccatctggtccaaccacccccctaccaccaacgtCActcactaagccatgtccccaagcaccacgtccaacccttccttgaacacccccagggacggtgactctaccacttccctgggcaaactgttccaaTGGCTGACTGCcgtttctgagaagaaatgtcttctcatttccaacctgaacctcctctggcacacCTTGAGGCCATTCTccctagtcctatcactagttatctaCAAGAaaaggccgacccccagctcccaacAACTTCCTTTCATTTGTAGAGAGCAAaaaaggtctcccctgagcctcctccagactaaacgaccccagttccctcagctgctcctcataggacttgcgctccaggtccttcaccagcttcgtagcccttctctgggcatgctGCAATAAGCAGCGCACACTAGGCGGCAGGTATTTCCAGTGCTCAAATATTTGCAATGCTTTACTTGTGCAGAAGATGACCACATGGCAGAACACGAGCTTCAACACGGGATGTGTGAATATCCTGTTTCAAGACAAGTattagacaaaagaaaaaaaaaatattaaattcaagGACAGCCAACAATACATCCAATTGCAAGAGTCAAAAAGAAGTAGCTCACCTCCAAACATATTGGACAATCCTGTCTGGAGACATTTTCGATGCACtttgcaaagacaaagaaaaaggttAATCTACTATATggttatttaccttttttttaaacaccaaaaTTCCTAGAAACAGATAAGAAAGAATgcataaaacattgttttcatttatgctCGACGTTCTGAAGATTAACAGGTGGCTTAgcataacaataataaaaaaacacatcttGGAAGTATACATAGGGAAGTGGCTCCCAAAACTTGCCTAGCTCTccccgtgctgcagcagggacacgAGCTCAGATTTAAACAACGTCAAGGTCTGCAATCAGCAGCAACTTCCGGAAGAAGTTGGGTGGAAGGAGACCAAGGCGTGTTTCCTAtgtgtgttttccttcagctgtgGGCAAAGCCAGCCCAGAAGCGGTTTGTTTGGGATAGGTGCACTTAGAGAAAGACTTGAGCCCGCTGCCTGCGTGTGCTGGGATCAAGCCAAGGCAGCCAGCTTTTGTTAGCAAAAACtcattgtttttcaaaggaaggaaTAAACCGTCGCGTTCCTACCTTGTGCTTTCCTCGAAGGCTCAAGCTTAGACACAAGTTGCATTTTGAGCAGTGGAAGAAATCCTCCTTTGGGCCAATCCTGAGGAGACGCGCACCAGGTCAGCAGCCGCCTCCCACCCCGACCCCAACCCCCAAGGGGCGCGGCTCGGCCGGGGGTCGCGCACCTGCAGATGCCGCACTCGTCGCAGTGGTACTGCTTCTTGTCGCGGTCGAAGAGGTGGCACACGCCGCAGTAGTACTCGCCGAAGAGGCTCTGGCAGCCCTCGCAGCGCTGCTGGGCCTGCCGGGGACGCGACGCCGGGGGACCCGGGGGTGAGGTGCGCGGCCCAACatggcgccgccgccccccaccccccgccatGTCGGcgccctgccgccccccccgccccggcgcCCACCTTCTGGAGGAGGCGGCAGCGGCTGCACTGCACCTCGGCCACGCGGAAGCGGTCGAGCCGGTGCTCCTCGGCGCCGTCGTGGCACAGGCGGCAGGGGTACAGCTTCCCGCAGCACGGCGCCTGCAACGAGCACGGCTCGGCTcagcgcccggcccggctccgagccccccgcccgccccgccgccgcctcaccCGCAGCAGGCAGCCCCGCCGGTAGTGCTCGCAGCCGCCCTCCtgctccccgcccgccgccatggctcggctcggctcggcacggcccggcacaacgccccgccgccgcgccgcccctTCCGCTGAGGGAGGCCGGGCTGCCCGGCTGCCTCCTCCGGGAGCGTTGGGCTGGCGGCTCGGCCCGGGGAAGGCGTTTCGGGGGCGTTTCAGCTCGCAGAAGCCAGCTGGCGTCTtgtatttcccttctttccagGGCCGTCCGACACCACCCCGAAAGGCTGCTGACCGAGGAACTATCCGGA
It includes:
- the RCHY1 gene encoding RING finger and CHY zinc finger domain-containing protein 1, which encodes MAAGGEQEGGCEHYRRGCLLRAPCCGKLYPCRLCHDGAEEHRLDRFRVAEVQCSRCRLLQKAQQRCEGCQSLFGEYYCGVCHLFDRDKKQYHCDECGICRIGPKEDFFHCSKCNLCLSLSLRGKHKCIENVSRQDCPICLEDIHTSRVEARVLPCGHLLHKTCYEEMLKEGYRCPLCMHSALDMRRYWRQLDDEVAQTPMPTEYQNIMVEILCNDCNARSTVQFHLLGMKCTNCESYNTAQDGKSKQPAE